In Penaeus chinensis breed Huanghai No. 1 chromosome 19, ASM1920278v2, whole genome shotgun sequence, a single genomic region encodes these proteins:
- the LOC125034882 gene encoding uncharacterized protein LOC125034882 yields MAARKWSRPINLVCLSLFVLLLHSCGGNVVVLENEGGTERGPCVEGERGEGVNCGEDDTIEVRYDLLWNSDIATYEFNDDLASVSCSNDSVCRACLPDLDVALMQNSPLPTAPFCDIDRNATGPGRCTCGEGRCVSYSRDMSTSSVYYYCGPCGWVGARCVESNCTHKQAECSNGYCECVQNGLFYDLNFCYYPYFGKTMILEMLASSVIVIAMCGVLAFSYNRLGRSRQRDDSSSPFPWRRGSRSREVSHLYRKAFYLVLLSANKSTFRPSETSNRYFITFIILFYYFSNPFLSLLLLLLFFFFIRGSMLELNPGYFAGERMPPSIEKNKILNFLGLRFTSFACLACWDYNDIDENVYWVIPANKCNVRGHNLTDCVYMRGK; encoded by the exons ATGGCAGCTAGGAAATGGTCACGGCCAATTAATCTTGTGTGTTTAAGTCTTTTCGTTCTCCTCTTACACTCGTGTGGAGGGAATGTGGTGGTgttggagaatgagggagggacggaacgTGGACCCTGTGTGGAGGGGGagcgtggagagggagtgaattGTGGTGAAGATGATACCATTGAAGTTAGGTACGACCTCCTGTGGAACTCGGATATCGCGACCTACG AGTTCAACGACGACCTGGCTTCAGTCAGCTGCTCCAACGACTCCGTATGTAGAGCATGTCTGCCAGACCTGGATGTCGCCCTCATGCAGAATTCCCCCCTCCCGACCGCGCCCTTCTGTGACA TTGACAGAAACGCCACAGGGCCCGGGCGGTGCACCTGCGGGGAAGGTCGGTGCGTGTCTTACAGCAGGGATATGAGCACGAGTTCGGTCTACTATTACTGCGGGCCTTGCG GTTGGGTCGGAGCGCGGTGCGTGGAGAGCAACTGCACGCACAAGCAAGCCGAATGCTCCAACGGTTACTGCGAATGCGTGCAAAATGGCCTCTTCTACGACCTTAATTTCTG TTACTACCCTTACTTCGGCAAGACCATGATTCTGGAAATGTTGGCAAGcagcgttattgttattgctatgtgCGGTGTCCTCGCCTTCTCCTACAACAGGTTAGGAAG gtCTCGTCAACGTGATGATAGTTCCTCGCCATTTCCTTGGAGACGCGGAAGCCGATCGCGTGAGGTAAGTCATTTATATCGAAAAGCCTTTTATCTCGTCTTACTTTCCGCTAACAAGAGCACATTCCGTCCTTCTGAAACGAGCAACCGTtattttatcacatttattattttgttttactatttctcaaatccctttctttctttattattattattattattttttttttttatacgaggaAGTATGTTAGAGTTAAATCCCGGGTACTTTGCAGGGGAGAGGATGCCTCCCTCTATTGAGAAGAATAAAATTTTAAACTTTCTTGGCCTGAGATTCACCTCGTTTGCGTGCCTTGCTTGCTGGG atTATAATGACATAGATGAAAATGTGTACTGGGTAATCCCGGCTAACAAGTGTAACGTGAGGGGCCATAACCTCACGgattgtgtgtatatgagagGAAAGTAA